A part of Oryctolagus cuniculus chromosome 4, mOryCun1.1, whole genome shotgun sequence genomic DNA contains:
- the LOC127493958 gene encoding translationally-controlled tumor protein-like has protein sequence MVSRTEGNIDDSIVGGNTSDQGPKGAGTESTIITSVVIVMNRHLQGTNFTKEAYKNCIKDYTKSIKGRQEEQRAEGVKPFMMGIAEQIKHSLANLKNDQFSISENMNPDSMVARLDYH, from the coding sequence ATGGTCAGTAGGACAGAGGGTAACATCGATGATTCCATTGTTGGTGGAAATACCTCAGACCAAGGGCCCAAGGGTGCAGGTACTGAAAGCACTATCATTACTAGTGTTGTTATTGTCATGAACCGTCACCTGCAGGGAACCAACTTCACAAAAGAAGCCTACAAGAACTGTATCAAAGATTACACGAAATCAATCAAAGGCAGGCAAGAAGAACAGAGAGCAGAAGGAGTAAAACCTTTTATGATGGGGATTGCAGAACAAATCAAGCACAGCCttgctaatttaaaaaatgaccagTTCTCTATTAGTGAAAATATGAATCCAGACAGTATGGTTGCTCGGCTGGACTACCATTAG